Below is a genomic region from Culicoides brevitarsis isolate CSIRO-B50_1 chromosome 2, AGI_CSIRO_Cbre_v1, whole genome shotgun sequence.
TGACGCCATCAGCTCGTGATAAGATAAAATAACTTAtcatttccataaatttttcatttaggccgctccaatttttttttttaactttttgtccctccaagtcgaaaatccaattaaaaaaaaaagtttttttcaaaactttttgtcccaaaatttttttaaaaaatttttaatttttaagaattttgtattaaaaattgtattttgacatgaattttcttcttataaaatttaaaaaaatattctttttcaaaattttgaaatttttttttacgaaaattttttgcttaaatttttatcgtaaaatactctgagatatattttaaattatcaaatctcaatgtagataccaaaaaatcaactaaaatattcattaatgacaaaaaagtgttaaaattttttcattttgtatgaaaaagtatttcaaattttttttttattttgccccccccccccattttgaaaaaaagtttttgggacaaaaagttcgaaataaatttggagcggcctaaatgaaaaattaatcaaaactttatttttaatcaataatacTTTTTGTTTGTGATTAATAGGAAATCTCCACAAATACTTCGAAATTTTAGtttgtaatgaaaattcataacaTGACGCCATCAGCTCGTGATAAGATAAGATAACGTAtttccattcaattttttatctatttgtttttattgataataCAAGCGCACTCTACCTTCAATTGTCGTTAAACAAACAAAGCACTTATTTTGACTGATTGCACAAATCGAACACAAGCCGTCATGATTACACGGCAAATTGATAACCTCTGAAAGTCCTTCGTtgcaatttttgcataaattattttcatataaaattttcatttcttctgAATTTCTATTATCTCTCACTTTTGtgactttgttatttttaatttgttctgTAAAGTCCTTTCCCTTCACAAATTTCAcatattgacaatttttagcgTATTTCGCATGTTCTATCCATGGCTCGTCCTCTGCTTCCCATTTATTCAATCCGAGACCACAATCGAAGCATTTGACTTTGTCGCCATCTTTCGTGTAAAATAAACCACTTTCTGCCAATTTTTCTGGTTCTTGTTTCAGTTCTTTAGGCCATGTAGCGAATGTTTTCAGTCGTTCTTGTAAACTCTGAAATTGTGGAAATTTGGTTTCATGATAGCTAAATGGACTTGCATAACTTTGACCTGTGCCACATTCGTCGTAAATTAATGGCGGGAGATTTAAATCCAGCCTTATTTCGTCGTTGGGAATGTTGGCGGTTCTGCGTCGCGTCATCAAGGGACATCCacgtgaaaatttgtaatgtaGCTTAATAATGTCTTCATCTTTGGTTATATTCTTCAgaatatatttacaaaaataacatttaatttcttGTGTTTCAGCGATGTAGTATAATCCAGTAAGAGCCATTAAATCTGTACTGATATCATTTAGGCTCAGATCTTTGAACGATAAGACACGGTCATGTTCCCgattaaagtttaaatcgtcttgttttaattcattttttgttaattgtaTTGTTTTTGTAGCAACTGAAACTGCCTTAGTCTTTGTCTTGATACtcctaataattaaaaaaaaatattagaaaattttaaaaatataaaatttttcgactgCAATTCTCCATTTTGAGttgttttacaatttaatttaaaagcattaaatttattgataaaaatacttacattgcatatacaaaataaaaaaggtgaaTAAATTCGCGAAAAGCTGTTATGTTCCATTTAAACGTTACTGAAAAACTGAAATACTGAATCTAAAAGGCATAACAATTATATGTTCTATCTATATTAATATGGTATCAAAGATAAGAtaagtatgatttttttccaaatttaatttatacctAACGTTTATCATTTTATCTACGCAGTATCTTtcgttaaaacaatttttaaaaaattttatatacctcatttttcacaattataAATTGTAAAGTTGGTCACATTGCAAAATATTACTTTACAAATCTAGTTAGAtgcattttatctttttaaaaatttattcagttgactcactttaatttttgagaaatcctTCTGTTTGGATTTCACCAAAAGAGGCAATGATTTTGTACtacttgaacaattttaatggaatttaaatcaacttaaagacaaaaaattaacattaaactGCATCTCTTtaaatctttgaatttttcattttagtttccttcaaattttttctcactaGATTTTTGCAAGTCtccaattttattcaaataaatatgagggacaacatttattttgccaaaaaactgctgttcaagcaaaaaaataaaccagaTGTCACTTAgctagtaaaaaatttttttctgagcaaaaatgtttgcattgaagttatcaatatttataaatatgatCAAaacaagataaataaatatgaaaatctgtcgttttcttcaaaattcacgaagaaacaaaaaatctgcaCAGCATTAAAATTACCATAAAATGCAGAATTAAAATCTGACTGAATTGggtcgtaaaataatttacagcccgttcattttttttttcttataaagtTACGAGAATTACAAATGATgactaaataaaaacaagagaTGATCTGATCATAAACTtcctttataataaaaattttaatgggaaatcattaattttttttttcgtttgaaagtTTTGTTCTCATTTCGGATTTGAATTTCTtgcaacaaaatataattaaaatgtttattttcgcGAAATAAACTTGTGAACAGtcgtaaaattgaaataaagtaACGAAAATgggttaattaattattattattgagtaATTAGCgaatgagtaatttttaaagagaatcGACTTCCTTGAAAAggagaactttttttcattaaaaacaggAATTTTGTATTAGAATTTGTTCCTTCATCTTTTTTCTTGTGCATTTTGAGTCGTGGCGAACGATAAATTCCGgtcttttgtgtaattttacaACCTTTTGCCTCTCTGTGCTTCCCCCGCTTGCATAGTTTagcaaagaattaaaataataaagaaaatattttattaaaagagatTCATTAAAAGGTAAGTAAAAGTAAGACACACAGGAAAAAGACATCcctttgatgttttttcatTCGCTTCTCTTCTTTTTGAAACTTACTctgcatacttttttttttgttttaaggctctcttattacattaaaacactcaaaagcaagaaaaaaattgtacgaaaaattaatactaAAACTCTTCCTTTTACCTCTCTCTTCTTTaacgaaataaatattacagaGTGATTACCAACCACATAAACGCACGCTGTAGTGTAGtgaaaaagttaatgaaaatGCGGAAAAGGAGACATTACATTAGTGAGCTTCTCTTTTCCTACTAAGTAACGCTCTGTGCTTAGTTTTGTGCTGCCTTCTCGTCGTCAAACGTAGACATGAACTGAggtaaagtaataataattgttgttaagaagattaaataaatggaaaaagtaTAAAGTTTTCCGTTCGTTTGCTTGCCTTTGCTAACAACGGAAGTAGCAACTAACCAAAGCATCTGGCGAGAAAGGAAGACTTAAGCTACATTTTCGGCTGTAGTGATGATGAAAGAGAATAATGGAGCAAAAAGTTTTATGCTAAAAAGGTTCAAAATGCATCTATTTGTGGTTTCTCTTTGTGGCTTTGGCTtacattttttgcatatttggtCCACGTTGAAGAGAAGAGATTATTCCATTAACGTTGAGAATACAAGCTTATTAACAAACGAAATTCCGGACCACCAACAAATCCGAAATCGCGTTcgtttgacaaaaattcatcaaattccgATATTTCGTTTTGTCTTTGAATTGATTCAGTTCAAATTGCAATCAtgccaaaaaagaaaaaaaaaattaatgtgcaATACAATTTATTGCAACTGTCTTCAAAATGATTCAACGGAAGACAAAAACAATCACAAGTCCATTTTCCGAGTTAAATGAGTGGAAAAATGTGCAAACAACTCGCtgcttttatttcttcttcactgaaaatgttcaaatatttcGAGATAGAAAGATAAATctctcttaaatattttacttcgGTTACGAATTCTTTAATTCTATTACCTACCTTCCAATCTCGCTCGGTATCTTTTGTCTTTCAGCTGGACACGGCATGCAAAAGATGCAAAAATGGAAGGAAAATTGTATGAATAAATGAGTGAAAAAggaataataaaaggatttttcgcAGAAGACGAAGCGAGTGAATGAAGATTGAATACAATCAAGCGAGAAAGAGTGAGAGAGCAGAAAAGTAGAAAATACGAAGAAGGCGTTCaactatattaaattttgaaaacaaatagCATTTGCTCGTTCCTCTGGAATTACTCCTTTTCTTTATTATCgctattatcattattattgtatttacAGCGAAGGATTTCATTCGATGTTGTTGAAgtgaaacataataaaatatttgttagtttttactctttctatgcaaaaattttattatgtaaaatGCAAAACGAACTGAGAATATGAAATTGTTTGTGAATTGTTCAGTTTGAGATTGATTCAGTAAACAATTTAAGgggaaattaaaacaaaaaacatttcgtttatttttaattttattcttattgttttaattaatatgtaaacgtgtaaaaattttagcacATATCACAAATTTGAGATAAATACTTGAGGTTATACTTGAACATCAATTtaccaattaatccaaaccaagcagttggctaatttttgaacttttagttatttgttaaattaatttccgagtactcaaaactttattttttgaagtatcTCTAAAGTTATATGAATAATATTCGATTTTGAGATTCATCCATtcttccaattaatccaaaccaagcaatttgCTGGTTTtgaggttttatttttttgttaagttatTTTCCGAgtgctcaaaaatttaatttttgaagtatctCCAAAGGTTTACGAATTTTATTCGACGTTAGAACATCTATtaccaattaatccaaaccaagcagtCGGctgatttttagtttttagttatttaatcAACTTTATGATCCGAGTTCTCAAGTTGTTTTGTGTCTTGAagaattcatttatattttttaaataaatacgttttttatccaaaccaagcaattgACTGTTGTTGAGAGGTTaagtttattttgtaaatgttGTCCGAATCCTCAAACACTTAATTATGAAGAATTCTGTGAGTTATCTGAATAACATACTGAAGATATCAACAACGAGTATGCaggtttttaactttttaaaatattttaaaatgagttTCCAAACTCTCAACTTTCTGaagaatttcttgaatttcgcGAACTTTACGAGAATCGTTTTTTACCGAACTCACAAGAACACTGAAGGTAGACTGATGCTTGTATGTACTTGAACACTGACATTTATACAAATTACGATGTCTACCTCTATTTTGGATGTGATTCATAACAGTGCCTTTGACGAATATTGGAGAGTCGAGTTGTATCAATCCAGTTTACTCCCCTTGTTTGCTTCCAAAAACagaattttgtcgaaaaattctATGCTCAACTCTCAGAAAGATGAGGTTTCAGCTAAGTCGACGATTTTTGTTGaccacaaacattttttttccgggAATTTCAACCGTAGAATTCCATGATTTTCAGCCGGATTTCTGTAAAATAATGCAAATGTTAGTCCGTGAATCTTttgaaataacaataaaactcttaccttttatattttcgcaaaatcaatcaaaataatgTTAAGCGCGTAAAACATGCctttttgataaaagtaaacaacatttttgccGGGAatatttaacatgaaattccatgatttttaagccggttttctgtaaaataatgcaaatatTAGTTTCTGaatcttttaaaacaaaaataaaactcttaCCTTAAATTTTAGACGGAAAAatcaccaaaaaaatattgagcacTCCAAGCATGCGTCTTCTTTCTTCGAGAATTCCATCGAAAAGAAAGAATAAACGTCAAAATGTTTCCCCGAATTCTCGTTAGGCCGCGCCACAAAAAAATGGGCAAACGTTGAAACGAAATTTCCGTTAGAATTTCGGTAGAAAGTATCTCGAGTAATTAAAACACGAGAAGAACTTAATTATTAACTGTTGCATTTTACACACTCATTTATCGCTGTACTCGATAGCAATCAATTGATTATCGCTTGTTTATTAAACGCCTCTTTCCTTCGCATGTAAAgaagtaaattaattgttaCTTGTAAGCATGAAtgttctcattaaaaaaaaatcgaatgtgGGCTGGACGAAATTTATTCGAACAACTTCATTTACTTTTACGACTGAAAATTAATCATGTGAGTGTTAACTCGGTTTAAGAGAGtcgtgaaatgaaattttctgaaaaaaaaaccaggcttaaaactaattttatctGCCTCAAAGGTGCAATtatcacgaaaaataaacaagaagtCTCATCTTTTGCATGAAAACTATCGGTCCGGCAGAGTGTTTGTGAGGGAATGTGTTGGCAAACAGACAAGGAACAGCATCCGACAAACCGGTAGGAAGAGATTTTACatgcattttaataattaaacacATTTCGCAATGGATTTTTGGTTCGTTTTAGACTCGTAGCACGGAGACGAGAACGAGAGGAGAGCGCAAAACGAAAGAAGAACAAGATTGAACAAACATTGTTGATACAAAATGTATAAGAGCTGAAACATGTTTATACTTTCATAAGATTAGAATCCATTTCCTTTATGGACCGACATTTTCAgagtattattatattattgccTGAGTCAATGTGTGGATATGTTTCTCCGTTTTTATTTGTGCACTACACACTAGTCAGGCACACAATTTCACGGAATGCCATACGATTCATCGTCTCATGATATCACTGTCTACTTCTCCGATGACTCCGACACGAGAGGCaaacatgcaaaaaacaaATGTCTTCCTCCGACTCAAGtgtgtaagtaaaaaaaaagaaggaaaagtgtttgcaaatatttgttttgtagTTATCTTCATGCCTTAGCACAAGCATGTCTCTCTCCTTGCTTCTGTATTTCAGAACAAATCTCACTAAAATAATCATGAATatcattttttcgttgaatttcgtcatttcatgcaaaataaatGACCAAAAGCTACGAGGATGCTTACCTAATCCGGATTTTTGGAAAGTATTTAGCGAAATATTTTCGCTGTTGTAACCGCAAATGTCAACGTTTTAGCGGCAATGTCCTTTGATGAacatatttgattaaatatttatactgCGATGCGTGTGGATTTCAAAATAGACAACAACCAATCAGTCTTTGTCACATCACGTATGTATTTGCAGTCAATTTTAAGTGTTTGGTGTGCTCTGTGGGGGAGattattgatatttatatCTCTGACAGGTGAGCATTTTCTCtcgcataaatttttttatacgaattttaacaattttccagatataactttaaaatatgctTCAAAAGGCATTTATTGCATAAAGTTTCGATAAACCAACGaaacaataaattgaaaacaaacaccgatagataaaagtttttgaattaatgaCCGGtattctgcattttttttagctttttcaaTTGTTCCTGTAACGGAAATTTACTAAAACAGGAAAacaaaagataagaaaagttaaaattttaatatcggCCAACGATGATTTAAAGCGTTCGAGGTCAAAAGTATCCTTTTACAGCcataaacatgaaatttttcgtttccaCCTTACGATTTTTGCCTTTTCACTGATTGATATTATCGAATTTTGGTACCAAAAACCACGCGCCAtgccaattttaatttaattccgaTGATCGATgtacgaaacttttttttatcttcaatcattttcttattattttttattttattttatcctcgttttcatctatttattcttcttttaatccaattttctCTATTTGTCGCATAAAAATGTCtgtcaagttattttttttttattttcagtgaaGCAACAAAGCCATTCATCAATAAATGCACGCGCGTAATAAAAGTcaggaaattttataaattgattgaaGAATACGTCGTACAATGTAGAAAAATTGTATCAGTTTCAGCGCAAAAGAGAGAAAAGCGAGGCGAAGAGAGAGTAAACAATGCCTATCAGACAGTCGACAAAAACAATATTGCAGCGAAGCATGGAGATCATTAATCATTGACACTTCGTTTTCTATCTTTCTTTCGACGTGCAGCGATGTTTGTTGCTCCACGAGAGATGAAAAGCAAAGGTAGACAAGCTTGCGGTCGTTTTGCCGACTAACACAGCTTACTTGCTTGTCTTCTTGTCTATTATCCGAGCAGGAGTTGTGATGAGATAAAGAACGGAAGCTGAAACAAAGAAGAGTTTGACGTACTTTTGGTACGTGCGAAAGGTAGAGTGACacgaaatgcattaaaaattatcgaaaatcgcaaaaaggtgagtttttttctcgATATCAGCACTTGGCAccctaaaaatttgtttacctttgccaataaataataataataaacgataataataagtaataattttttcatgatcatCACGACGAACGACGGAGATGACGTTGATTGGAGGTAATTGAAAATGATACATGACGAGGAACATTTTTCTGCGAAAAAGCGAGCAACTAAAACAAAAGACTTGAGTGAAAAGCAGAGAGGGgtgtaaataacattttttttattgttattcttTGATGACTAGaatagaatgaaaaattacaatagaTGCCTCTTTTACagggaaaaatatatttataaggtAAAGTAATCAATCATCGAGTTTGTAACgaattttcacgaatttaaggatgaaatttgatttcaatGACTTTCGTTCTTGTTGACTTGAAAACAACTAAAGTCTGTAGTTACTTTTAAAAAGCATCGTAGTCGGCTGGAGGGCATGtaagtaaaaagaaaaaattaagacaaaagtattttttttataataattcctttaatttattatccaTTCAGGTGTTT
It encodes:
- the LOC134830350 gene encoding death-associated inhibitor of apoptosis 1-like; translated protein: MSIKTKTKAVSVATKTIQLTKNELKQDDLNFNREHDRVLSFKDLSLNDISTDLMALTGLYYIAETQEIKCYFCKYILKNITKDEDIIKLHYKFSRGCPLMTRRRTANIPNDEIRLDLNLPPLIYDECGTGQSYASPFSYHETKFPQFQSLQERLKTFATWPKELKQEPEKLAESGLFYTKDGDKVKCFDCGLGLNKWEAEDEPWIEHAKYAKNCQYVKFVKGKDFTEQIKNNKVTKVRDNRNSEEMKILYENNLCKNCNEGLSEVINLPCNHDGLCSICAISQNKCFVCLTTIEGRVRLYYQ